Proteins encoded together in one Bactrocera neohumeralis isolate Rockhampton chromosome 4, APGP_CSIRO_Bneo_wtdbg2-racon-allhic-juicebox.fasta_v2, whole genome shotgun sequence window:
- the LOC126756050 gene encoding ornithine decarboxylase 1, whose translation MYKFGEINSYEGVLDLKGVVKEVDVEEMEEALNICNLSTLSQKYKTWIKHMPRVKPYYAVKCNDDALIVKELADLGAGFDCASKNEIKLALEAGAKSEDIIFANPCKPPSHLQYAKEKNIMASTVDTEFEIYKIFEHYPESNLVIRFRCEAKVAQCPLGDKFGCNAEEDAAALMLLAKSLGLSVIGTSFHVGSGCSDYPAYNRAIATAKNLFKFGELLGFDMKLLDIGGGFPGADDKKFATIAEIVNMSLNKYFPDEKVEIIAEPGRFFVASAYTLVCKIHAKREVRAGKKVDVKMYYINDGVYGSFNCVLYDHQEVTVEHFLEEDEKLKKFKTLIWGPTCDALDKIIEDAYLPNLSCGDLIAFPNMGAYTVPIASPFNGFMVPKTLYFKAI comes from the exons ATGTACAAATTCGGGGAAATAAACTCATACGAGGGAGTTTTAGACCTTAAAGGAGTCGTTAAGGAAGTTGACGTTGAAGAAATGGAAGAGGCGTTAAATATCTGCAATCTTTCTACTCTCTCCCAAAAGTACAAAACCTGGATTAAACACATGCCGCGTGTCAAACCTTATTATG CTGTTAAGTGCAATGACGATGCGTTGATTGTGAAGGAGCTAGCTGATTTGGGGGCCGGGTTTGACTGCGCTTCCAAAAATGAGATAAAACTT GCCCTGGAAGCGGGTGCCAAATCCGAAGACATCATATTTGCCAATCCTTGCAAGCCACCGAGTCACCTCCAGTATGCtaaagagaaaaatattatgGCAAGCACTGTGGACACTGAATTCGAgatctataaaatatttgagcaCTATCCGGAATCAAA tttggtGATACGTTTTCGGTGTGAGGCCAAAGTAGCACAATGCCCACTGGGCGATAAATTCGGTTGTAATGCTGAAGAAGATGCTGCGGCATTGATGCTCCTTGCAAAAAGTTTGGGGCTTTCC GTGATTGGAACCAGTTTTCACGTTGGCTCCGGCTGCAGTGACTATCCAGCCTATAACCGAGCCATTGCTACAGCGAAGAATTTGTTCAAATTCGGAGAATTGCTTGGTTTCGACATGaagttgttggacattggcggTGGATTCCCAGGGGCTGACGATAAGAAATTTGCTACC ATTGCGGAAATTGTCAACATGtctttgaataaatattttccggACGAAAAGGTTGAAATAATTGCCGAGCCTGGTCGCTTTTTCGTAGCTTCAGCCTACACCCTGGTTTGTAAGATTCACGCCAAGCGAGAAGTGCGAGCCGGTAAGAAGGTGGATGTGAAAATGTACTACATAAATGACGGTGTATATGGATCGTTCAATTGTGTTTTGTATGATCATCAGGAAGTCACTGTGGAACACTTCTTG GAGGAAGACGAAAAGCTTAAAAAGTTTAAGACTTTAATATGGGGTCCCACCTGTGATGCATTAGACAAG ATCATTGAGGATGCGTACTTGCCAAATCTATCGTGTGGAGATTTGATTGCTTTTCCAAATATGGGCGCATATACGGTGCCGATCGCAAGCCCCTTCAATGGTTTCATGGTGCCGAAGACAttatattttaaagcaatttga
- the LOC126756053 gene encoding uncharacterized protein LOC126756053 isoform X1 → MAQLLKITKKSCLKIFRKMTPFKPMSAIKLEEEDEIFNDNPDAPSHYEEPSLRKTQYTQENETSNQKCNFKENNPVQDYETSSAYEADVENLSLTDIESNTMLQSLTTRLFLTSDGYEFQRLEQPRGDTVSDEIVYEPEIATHSIVFEKVRYKKHIRYFRRTPSNLSLDNVDDNKHNESTPNADPLTDPPKRTRNAAEAKRSHNGGSMRQPPAVQSFPQNIPAYVPINVMKLEIKNPGKFESVVIAEQRDRFDKLMPVVKWDINGNSLDDDFYIDDSWNDSTDMNWNNSSEKRVSQFKLDSESQKSSFRSSSTTLETWLDEDLLGGSLNERRQFAGGNLCRSKV, encoded by the exons ATGGCACAGTTactgaaaataacaaaaaagtcatGTTTGAAG ATATTTCGCAAGATGACACCTTTCAAACCGATGTCTGCTATAAAACTTGAAGAAGAAGACGAAATATTCAATGATAATCCCGACGCGCCTTCGCACTATGAAGAACCGTCATTACGAAAAACGCAATATACCCAGGAAAACGAAACTAGTAAtcaaaaatgtaatttcaaagaaaataatccCGTCCAAGACTACGAAACATCATCGGCATACGAGGCTGACGtagaaaatttaagtttaaccGATATCGAGAGTAACACGATGCTGCAAAGTCTGACGACACGCTTGTTTCTAACCTCTGACGGCTATGAATTTCAACGATTAGAGCAACCGCGCGGCGACACTGTTTCTGATGAAATAGTGTATGAGCCCGAAATCGCTACACACTCCATTGTCTTCGAAAAAGTGCGATATAAAAAGCATATACGCTATTTCCGTCGCACTCCGTCCAATTTGAGTTTAGACAACGTTGATGATAACAAACACAATGAGAGCACACCAAACGCCGATCCGCTCACTGATCCACCAAAACGCACTCGCAATGCCGCCGAAGCAAAACGCAGCCACAACGGCGGCAGCATGCGTCAACCACCAGCCGTCCAGTCTTTTCCACAAAATATACCCGCATATGTGCCtataaatgtaatgaaattggAAATTAAGAATCCGGGGAAATTCGAAAGCGTGGTTATAGCAGAGCAGCGTGACCGCTTCGATAAATTGATGCCCGTTGTTAAATGGGACATCAATGGCAACTCGCTGGACGATGATTTTTACATCGATGACAGTTGGAATGATTCCACGGATATGAATTGGAATAATTCAAGCGAAAAACGTGTTTCCCAATTTAAATTAGATAGCGAGTCACAAAAGTCTAGCTTTCGCTCCAGTTCGACGACATTGGAAACATGGCTGGATGAAGACTTGCTGGGCGGCTCCCTCAACGAACGACGCCAATTCGCTGGTGGCAATCTATGTCGGTCCAAGGTTTAA
- the LOC126756053 gene encoding uncharacterized protein LOC126756053 isoform X2 yields MTPFKPMSAIKLEEEDEIFNDNPDAPSHYEEPSLRKTQYTQENETSNQKCNFKENNPVQDYETSSAYEADVENLSLTDIESNTMLQSLTTRLFLTSDGYEFQRLEQPRGDTVSDEIVYEPEIATHSIVFEKVRYKKHIRYFRRTPSNLSLDNVDDNKHNESTPNADPLTDPPKRTRNAAEAKRSHNGGSMRQPPAVQSFPQNIPAYVPINVMKLEIKNPGKFESVVIAEQRDRFDKLMPVVKWDINGNSLDDDFYIDDSWNDSTDMNWNNSSEKRVSQFKLDSESQKSSFRSSSTTLETWLDEDLLGGSLNERRQFAGGNLCRSKV; encoded by the coding sequence ATGACACCTTTCAAACCGATGTCTGCTATAAAACTTGAAGAAGAAGACGAAATATTCAATGATAATCCCGACGCGCCTTCGCACTATGAAGAACCGTCATTACGAAAAACGCAATATACCCAGGAAAACGAAACTAGTAAtcaaaaatgtaatttcaaagaaaataatccCGTCCAAGACTACGAAACATCATCGGCATACGAGGCTGACGtagaaaatttaagtttaaccGATATCGAGAGTAACACGATGCTGCAAAGTCTGACGACACGCTTGTTTCTAACCTCTGACGGCTATGAATTTCAACGATTAGAGCAACCGCGCGGCGACACTGTTTCTGATGAAATAGTGTATGAGCCCGAAATCGCTACACACTCCATTGTCTTCGAAAAAGTGCGATATAAAAAGCATATACGCTATTTCCGTCGCACTCCGTCCAATTTGAGTTTAGACAACGTTGATGATAACAAACACAATGAGAGCACACCAAACGCCGATCCGCTCACTGATCCACCAAAACGCACTCGCAATGCCGCCGAAGCAAAACGCAGCCACAACGGCGGCAGCATGCGTCAACCACCAGCCGTCCAGTCTTTTCCACAAAATATACCCGCATATGTGCCtataaatgtaatgaaattggAAATTAAGAATCCGGGGAAATTCGAAAGCGTGGTTATAGCAGAGCAGCGTGACCGCTTCGATAAATTGATGCCCGTTGTTAAATGGGACATCAATGGCAACTCGCTGGACGATGATTTTTACATCGATGACAGTTGGAATGATTCCACGGATATGAATTGGAATAATTCAAGCGAAAAACGTGTTTCCCAATTTAAATTAGATAGCGAGTCACAAAAGTCTAGCTTTCGCTCCAGTTCGACGACATTGGAAACATGGCTGGATGAAGACTTGCTGGGCGGCTCCCTCAACGAACGACGCCAATTCGCTGGTGGCAATCTATGTCGGTCCAAGGTTTAA